The Aethina tumida isolate Nest 87 chromosome 5, icAetTumi1.1, whole genome shotgun sequence genomic sequence ATTCAGGGTATTCCATAACTTAACCCAAATTTTAACTCCTCCTATATTCTTTTCAAAAACAACCCAATTTCTTGGAGAATCCTAACATTGAGATAAAAActacaattacatttttttctttaacagTGGCTAATTGGAGGACtgtgataatataataataatttagcacACTGTCATCCAATTAAGtagagttaaaaattattattataattttatttttttatttcattcactCTTGGGCTCattcatttacaatttttttaactccTCTTAATTAGATGACAGTGACAATGTACAGGATGTCCCAAATTGGCGGGTTTTAactgttgattttttaaaatgttcattgccacaaattatcaaaatttcatcGTTTTTGGAATATCTACAAAAACTAACATTTGTGAGAAAACGGCAAAAACTTTCTTTAGACACATTTATCTAATAACTTATACTGCAGATTGTCTAAAATATGTGTGTACTATGtgtgtatattaaaatgagaTCTGATACAGGTAAATGGTATGGAGAGAAGAGAATTTTggcatattttttacttttcggTCACTTCCTGATTCACCAGAAATGGTTCCGTTTTTAATATTGCCTCTAGGTGGACGTGATCAGACGCAAACTAATTTAAGGTGATGCCAGAAAATTACAATCGCCAAAATTTAGTGATTAGTTTGACATATAGGAATAAGATAGAATAGTtgtcaaaattacattttcaagTCTAACTGTTTGATGAATTTAacaatactaatttatttgcgattgaattaaaaataacctcataatttaaattattactaagcGAAAAACTGCATAATAAATGGCTCTAATAAAATCAAGTGggcgtattttttttaatatcacagTCTTATCGAAAATTGTCTCagttattcaaaaatgtaaaaatatacagggtattccatttaaaaatttgaaaacggAATCATTTCAGGTGAAACCGGAAGTGGAAAATATTCGAAAACTCTTCTATGTCTATACCATTTGcctatattttgttaatattcatattcatgTATAAGAAATGCTTATATCAATCGAaaggttttttttaatattcaatatatcgatgttttaagatgtacaaaattaaatttaaacaacactGTGTAAAATTTGAGAGTACTAATAGTGGCTTTTTATAGGATGGTCTTTCGTTAAcatgtatgccaaaaatgaatattcagcaccaaaattggtggctttacagacattttttaGTTAGATTATCAATCTGTcagaatttttggaaaaaaatctcATAAACTGTTTGGTTTAGGTATTAGTTgtagacattttatttacaattatatgtagaactataaaatcaaaaaatatacattccaTTGAAAATGACAAAGTTTATGTTACTTCCATATTTTAGCTAtaactcatttatttaaagtatattgttaaaatgatatcaatttaattattcaaactgagctggacaaaaatataacaaccttagtttttaattattaaatctgtgttatttaatttaacactaaataaaatcctttttgttttataattttgacccATTCATGTAGCATAGACTCGACATTTTcacaatataattcaaatttgttgtatacgtttaaatttgtatatattttatcgaaTTTGGTTGTAAACGAGATCCCCCATGTTTTCTATAagggttaaataaataaaaaatgtatgtagtTCGTTAaagaataagtttaaattgacCATCTGACACAACAATATTAgaaaacagtaaatttatttatactgatATCCAATTCACGCAGTACAATTCatgttattaatacatttataagttgttttaattatgtccACTACTATGttattggattatttagaaatgttaataaacattCAGTATACccttacatatattttttttctcctctcttataataaaataattagtaacaaGTAAATATATGGTATATCTTTGTATTATTCAATCATAAACTAGAAATTGTTGTTGAAGTAGTTTGCGTCGTTCACActcatatttacatttaaaaattgttcatacATTACATTATAACCAGGAAATAACAATATTGAGTTTGCCTGTCGTATCGATCAAACCTCGCAATTATATCCAGTCCCAATCTTATTTACACACCATATTTTCTATCTTGCGTGAACTGTAAACACGTCCTTATTTACCCACACCAGAATATTTCGCCGAGTCAGGTTCATTTcgcagaattaaataaattcgagTCCATCCAAACGAAATATAAAATGCGTGCCGTGCAAAACGAGGATAAACAAACGACTGATGTACTTTCGTCCTTGTTCCCTCGTTCGCTgcctaatcaatatttatttcgtgcgtcgaaatattttccaatactGACCTGCCCCAAGGCGCACATCGATAACGTGTAAAcccatttatataaacaatgcGTGTAATTATGTGTGCCATTTTTCCCAGGCATTTTCCAGCCGCGAGCCTTGAATGTGTAACATTGCACTTTCTATGGTTTACAACGTGTTACGCCGATCCGGACCTGCGTCCGGcatgataataaaatgtgtatatttatagtttaaaataaactgaacAAATGGAAAATCAATACGGCTCTGCGGGGTTATCGGTCATATTTTGGTCattcttttagttattttgttGAGTTGCTAAAAAACTTTGTCATGGATGGTATTGTTTTGTATATGACAGTATTACTTTACATTTTTGGTAaactatttgttaatatttattgtatgtatAAGAAATGCTTATATCAATATGGCTCTACGGGGGTATCGGTCATATTTTGGTCATTCTTTTAGTTAGTTTTGTTGAGTtgctaaaaaagttttttatgagAAGTACTTATAAAACCAGTGCACCCATGTACGACTCGGTACACCtgtattatattcatatattttagtgGGGTACTATATTTACGAATActgctttatttatttttaatatatctggaattttatcagaaatgtggataagataatttaatataacaaattatttgtgaataattttaatataaattgtgaatattattaatttacctgATCTCTCCAGAagctatactccattcaaactaggtatagagtaataaacaaatttagttgCGTGATTATAGGTGGCTCATGTTGATACCCACttcatacttaaattttgcCAGGGCAGTATTCAGGCATAAAGAGTATCTTGCCATTCcggttacatatttatttaaattattattattattatttatttaaagctaCGGTAAAtaacatcaattaaaatttatctaaaaatatttttagggtATAGCTTGTTTTAAATGCGGCACTGTTGACAATTACATATACTGTCCGTTAATAGCGCATGACTATTGTTTACTTCACTCCGTACCTTATATGAATACACTGTACTATTAGAGTTGTAACCAAGTTGGAACATTGAATATTAtgacatatttgaataatagaaATAGACGATTTATAGacaagacaatttttttaaaattcgctTGTACTCAATTGCatagacaatattttaattttattttaatatgataaaaatcaagaaaacagtagttttatattgaaaaagtttaacttttaaagtttaataatattctaaaattaaatttgaattatgtcTGTCATTCGTGTCTGAATTTTGTGATGAAccagattataaataaataagtgattGTGCTAATAGTTAACAAAAATAGTTATACTCCATTAACATAAGTAATTAAGTAATGGTTTCATACAGATGGCATTTAAGTTGaaaatgcaatattttttaaaaaaccataagtgtaaatataatattattatagtcaGAGAAAAAAGTTAcccaatatatattgtggcctataaaaaactgatttattagAGGTATATAGAGaactcaaatatatatttcattttaatgttttctaaaGCTTGatgctttttatattttgcattttgcaatttccatctttttttttttttgacgataatttattctttattattcataaactttgaaattttaattttattaatatcgttACAAGTTATAGTATactcttaattaaaatgaatgaaacgattccataaacaatatatttataatataaaaaatataataaaatttgtagtgACAAtggtaatattttcaaaaaatggtggtcaaaaaatgatatttctaTTCTAATGAATCAAATAACTCCTTTATTCTTTTAGTGCCATACATACACCACTAAGTCTTTAAGTATGTTTCATAAATCACTTTGGCctttcagaaataaaattttcacttaaaatcattttgatacatattatagtaaatcaaattatatggTGCCTAAATCCTAATCCGaactacttaaatttaaataaaccaccATAATTTTGTGATCATAAACACTGAATTACTGGGCACATTTAGTTAATCAGCCATATTCGTTCCAGGTAGTACAGAGATGAAATGTTCGAGAGGACATCAAACGCAGTTCAGAACGGTTCAAGGAAGGAATTTGATTACGTCGAACAGCAGGCAAGTTCTTTGCGGAGAAAAAAAACCGGCACGGTGGAGAGCAGCGTCTTTGCCAATCCACGAATTAACGCGGTGTTGATTGATGACGGTGTCCTCCCCCTCGATCGATTGATCAAACTTGCTCTAGACCATGTACCGAATGgcaatttacttgtttacGTTAGATAAATACAGTTTGCTGATTAGAAGAAAAATAGATACTGTAAAGGATATGTGTGTCGTTCAAACAAATCGTAATCTGAATCGATGTGGAGGGAATGGCTTGAAAAACGTGTtggaaacaatataaaaaccaCTTCACGTATTTGTTTGGATTTGATTGTGGTGTAATTTAAAGTATGTCCCGCTGTTTGCAAGATATTTCGGCGCGTTTGTTAAACAAGATTTTCAAGGTCTTGAGATATTTCGTAACCAGTAACGTGTCGTAAACTCGCGGCCGGTGAAGTAACTCAAAATTCGCACATTGGATACAATTGCATTGCTGGTCAGTGTTTTTAGCATGATTAGGATGTTTGCATTCGTTGTTTGATTACTCGAAACGAAAATATATCGTTGAATTGTCCTTGGTCGTAATTGCAATGATTGTGTACTCTTACATAaattagaaagttaaatacCCTCAcctttttttccattttagtagactgatattaattaaaaaatgtgagaCACAAGTACACCCTCCAGTCTCCATCCCTTAGATCCCCAACTAATCATTCGATGTTTACAGATGGGGGAGCGGCGATGACACGCAAGACGCGAACCCGGAGACCGCGTGTCCAGTCGCTGCAGTCGGGATACTGTGAGATCTGTCACATACCTTACAACAGCATCGAGGATCACATCCAGTCCAAACGCCATCAGAAGCTGATCGGCGAGGATGCCGGCTACATCGCCATCAATGGATTCCTCAATCCGGACGCCAACATCGGGAGGTTCCTGAATCTGAACATTGATACCACCCTAGGTAAACGACCTTCGAAACATCTAATAAGCAAGTTTTAATGACCTTTTTAATTACAGCCAATGGCACGTTAGAAGGCGACCTATCGCCACGACTCCGCCGCAGGAATATGCGCACGCGCGCAGCCTCGGTAATAAGCGAACGGCCGCCCGTCAAGCCTTCGCCTCTATCGCCCGCCCACAGCGAGATCATTGTGGGTCACCACCACCTGCGCTCGCGCAGGAACATCAACTACATGACGCCGCCCCTCGACGATGACAGTCTGACAGAGGCGGATAAAGCAGAATTGTCGCCTCCGCCGCCTCCTCCAGTCACCGCCCCACCCACGCCACCACCGGCTGAGACCGCCAACCGGGAGTTGAGGTCTAGTGCCAGAGTGCAAGCGGTAATACTCTATTCTGTCCCATTTGTTGCCTATATTAACTTGTGCATTTTACAGAAACTGATCGAGAGCCAGGAGAAGCACGATGAGGTATGGAACTCAGGAAGACCGAAGCGGTCGTGTATCAGCCGACAAAGGCGCACCTCCACCGACGAGCGACTGCTGGCGGAAAACGCGAAAACGTACTACAAGGTGGAGGTACTGTCTTCTAAGCTGCGACAATCCCAAACGAGGGAACTGGAAATATCAAAGCAATGCAGCAAAGGAGAGGACGAGAAGGAAAAGGGCCTGATCGTTAAGTTTAAGAAGTTGAGAAATTCCGAGCTGGTACAGCTCAACAACGAAGCAACCAATTTCCTCTTCCCCACAAAAAAGGAAGAATCCAGCGAGGAGGACGAAGGGGACCCGGATGCGGACGGTGCGAACACGACCGCAAGCACGGGTAAGATCAACGACAGCACGTTGCTGATGTCGAGTGAGGAGGAGGAACTTAAGTCGCCGGCTAAAGTAAAAGTGGAAGACGACGCGTCAATGGACAGCGTGAGCTCCGATGGAAAGAAGCTGAAGAAGAAGAGACGGACTCACGCCGAGGCCTTTATCATGGACAACCACAAGTATTACAAGTTCGAGATGCCGGGAAGCAGGTTAGAACAACAATCATTACGCATGTTCATTGGATGTTTGTAGAGAGAATgagattttatcattattgtaGATGTTTGTTTCACCACCATCTCTCCTCCCCGATGCTAAATTTACTCAAGTTCTTGCAGGTTGAGGTACCAGGGCACGTTTATGCCGCCCTCAGGCGGTGAAGCTAAAACTCCGCGAAGTAACGGTGACTTGCCATCGACGGAGACGAAAGTGGAAAAGGAGGATGTAGAGGAGGAGAAACCTCCCGAGAAGAAGAAACGGCTGTGTCTTTCCGACTACAAATTTTCCTTTGAAAGAGTACCTCGGAACGAACAGTGGTACGATACCTTTAGGCGACAAGACACGGGAGAAATGCGGTATCCTTATTACAGTGATTGTAAGTAATTGGAAACGAATTTGGGCttgtaaataattagattttcttGTTTAGTTTTCTGGGACTCGTTCATATTACCATACCAGATGGGCCCCATTCCGCCTTTGGACCCGAAAAAGTGCCTCCGCTATTACAGCCACATAAAACAGCTTTTAGCCGACCCGCCTTCATCATCCTGCACATCGGGCGGCTGCACGACGCCCGACCCTTCGGCGGCGAATTCCACGTCGTCCCTAAAGGATGGCGATTGCCAAGATGAGGATAGTAAGACGAGCATGGCCACGACCAGTTCGTCAAGTACAACGGACGATGTAGAGCAACCGACAAAGAAGCGAAGTAGAAGGAACACGACAGGAGTGACACAAACCGTAGGGAGAAATCCCCGAAAAAGTCCTAGGCAGCACGCCTCAACCCTGGCGATACTCAGCAGTATTATTCAACAACGGAAGAGAAAGTCTAAAAGTGTGGAAAAGCAGTTACCGGTCATCGACGAGGAGGTTAGGAAAAGTCCATCACCAGTACCTCCACCCCCAGAAGAGGTGCCCAAAGTGGAGAGGAGGGAAGAGTCGCCCAGGAAGCGGCAGCAAAAAGTCATCGTGTGTTCCAGAAAACCTCGTGCGGCCAGGCGGAAACCTGTAGTGAAGGTGGACTATAATTTGATAGCCAGCAAGATCGAGGATGAGATCAACACGACGTTGGAGGAGGATGAGAACTTTGAAGAGATTGACATTGAACCAGACAGTATTGACATTAAGGATGACCGCGTGAACGCCATGGACATCCTCTCACTTTACGACGCTGCCTTAGAGAAAGAAGACGAGCGCACCACCAGGCGATTCTTCAATGGCACGCCGGGCAGGAAGCCGGGTCGACGGAAGAAAAAGAACAACAAAACCGGGTGGCCGAATAAGAATCGGCGCCAACTTAAGCGCGAGTTCACCGAGGTCAACGTCAAAGAGGACGAGGAGGAGGAAGGGGAGGGCCAGGGCGACGAAAACAGCGCGGTGGATTCGGGTAGCGAAAAGGACTCGGCCGACGAGGAGGACGCGCATTCGACTGATAGTATTAAAAAGCCTGCCGGTGCGAAGTGTGACGAAACGAGTGGCGGTGAAATTGCGGACGCTAATGTGGAGAACGCGGCGGTGGCGGCGACCGATGACTGTGATGACGACAGGGTAGAAGCGGAGCACGCGAAAGAAACTAAAGAGACAAATGAAGTGACTCAAGTGGACGCCGTTCAGTACCAACCGTACGTGTGTGTCCAGAAGTTGGCCAGCGACAAAATAACGAAGGACAAGACGTCGCCGAAGCGGACGACGAGCAGGCGGCAGAGGCGAATGCCTGGTTCTCCCAAATCGCCGAGGATGTTGCGTAAACCGCGTGGACGGTGGTATAGGGAGAGATAAAAGTGACGGCGCGCAGTTCCGGCCTCGTGATCCAACACAGTTTGCGATTCGGTTTGTGCTGTTGATGTATGGATGCAGTTCTTATTTGAGTTGATAAATctggaatttattattagttcgGCACTGTTTTTGGGCATCAGACATGTTACGTTATGTCGCTTTTCCACATATTGTTGATTTTGTTCATTGCACTTGTATTTTAGTAACGTTATGTTGTTTaacattaaactaaatttatcataatataatGGTGTGGCTGAAAACATGCGTATAATGAGAAAAGTTTAAACTGTGTTGGATTTACGAGTGCAAAAATGAATGTGCCATTCCTTAACAGTTTTTTCATGTTGAATACGTTAATCTTCGGgtttttttgatgttttttcttgcgaaaatttgttaattgagTTTTTGTTGTACCTATTTGTCAGTTTGTTTGAGAAATTTGTTAATGAATGGATTctagtatatattatttatttatcttatataTGTCTCTTATTTTAGAGATTgaattcgaatattttgtaccaaaactatatattttaattttatattgataaaactatattattttgtaaatggaTCGAATAGTGCGGCAAAGTTTActagaaactattttttatttgtacataaatatgataaattctGTGTTAAACCAGTTTGCAGCACTGTTCtatcccaaaaattatatCTGTTCCAGAACaaagcatttttttaataaaatcattgtttaatattttatatttcattcaaaCAAACCttctcttttaatatttttattgaacaaattaaatattagtacaCTATACTCTAATAATACCCCAAATTATAGTTTCTATCTTAGATATATCCTAATtacttttatgaattaatcaatattatgaGTAACGGCTCtagaatactattttttaatttaaatttagacttgatttaatattttagaaacaaattaaatagtagAAGTGGAATTAATTCTTatgaataattctaataactaaattatttaaaaaaaaaattaaaaatattagtttaatattgcTATTGAAGGTTTAAATAGTAAAGGTGAAATTAAGTCTATatctatattatatatctaaattactaaactatatttaactaactaaaactaaattatattttatgtcttAAATATCTACCTACTATAAATTACTACTATACTATaactctaattaaataatgctaaaccactataaaatttactctATGTAACTTaactaattattacttttattttaaactaaatactaaattataagcCGTTACGAATTATAgctaaagaattatttaagataCTCGGTTTCATAAAGTTGTGACATATTACGCTTTGCTTTATTTTTACCAGTTTTGTTGGCAGTCTTCATTACCA encodes the following:
- the LOC109607531 gene encoding protein chiffon isoform X2, whose protein sequence is MTRKTRTRRPRVQSLQSGYCEICHIPYNSIEDHIQSKRHQKLIGEDAGYIAINGFLNPDANIGRFLNLNIDTTLANGTLEGDLSPRLRRRNMRTRAASVISERPPVKPSPLSPAHSEIIVGHHHLRSRRNINYMTPPLDDDSLTEADKAELSPPPPPPVTAPPTPPPAETANRELRSSARVQAKLIESQEKHDEVWNSGRPKRSCISRQRRTSTDERLLAENAKTYYKVEVLSSKLRQSQTRELEISKQCSKGEDEKEKGLIVKFKKLRNSELVQLNNEATNFLFPTKKEESSEEDEGDPDADGANTTASTGKINDSTLLMSSEEEELKSPAKVKVEDDASMDSVSSDGKKLKKKRRTHAEAFIMDNHKYYKFEMPGSRLRYQGTFMPPSGGEAKTPRSNGDLPSTETKVEKEDVEEEKPPEKKKRLCLSDYKFSFERVPRNEQWYDTFRRQDTGEMRYPYYSDFFWDSFILPYQMGPIPPLDPKKCLRYYSHIKQLLADPPSSSCTSGGCTTPDPSAANSTSSLKDGDCQDEDSKTSMATTSSSSTTDDVEQPTKKRSRRNTTGVTQTVGRNPRKSPRQHASTLAILSSIIQQRKRKSKSVEKQLPVIDEEVRKSPSPVPPPPEEVPKVERREESPRKRQQKVIVCSRKPRAARRKPVVKVDYNLIASKIEDEINTTLEEDENFEEIDIEPDSIDIKDDRVNAMDILSLYDAALEKEDERTTRRFFNGTPGRKPGRRKKKNNKTGWPNKNRRQLKREFTEVNVKEDEEEEGEGQGDENSAVDSGSEKDSADEEDAHSTDSIKKPAGAKCDETSGGEIADANVENAAVAATDDCDDDRVEAEHAKETKETNEVTQVDAVQYQPYVCVQKLASDKITKDKTSPKRTTSRRQRRMPGSPKSPRMLRKPRGRWYRER
- the LOC109607531 gene encoding protein chiffon isoform X1: MTRKTRTRRPRVQSLQSGYCEICHIPYNSIEDHIQSKRHQKLIGEDAGYIAINGFLNPDANIGRFLNLNIDTTLANGTLEGDLSPRLRRRNMRTRAASVISERPPVKPSPLSPAHSEIIVGHHHLRSRRNINYMTPPLDDDSLTEADKAELSPPPPPPVTAPPTPPPAETANRELRSSARVQAKLIESQEKHDEVWNSGRPKRSCISRQRRTSTDERLLAENAKTYYKVEVLSSKLRQSQTRELEISKQCSKGEDEKEKGLIVKFKKLRNSELVQLNNEATNFLFPTKKEESSEEDEGDPDADGANTTASTGKINDSTLLMSSEEEELKSPAKVKVEDDASMDSVSSDGKKLKKKRRTHAEAFIMDNHKYYKFEMPGSSSCRLRYQGTFMPPSGGEAKTPRSNGDLPSTETKVEKEDVEEEKPPEKKKRLCLSDYKFSFERVPRNEQWYDTFRRQDTGEMRYPYYSDFFWDSFILPYQMGPIPPLDPKKCLRYYSHIKQLLADPPSSSCTSGGCTTPDPSAANSTSSLKDGDCQDEDSKTSMATTSSSSTTDDVEQPTKKRSRRNTTGVTQTVGRNPRKSPRQHASTLAILSSIIQQRKRKSKSVEKQLPVIDEEVRKSPSPVPPPPEEVPKVERREESPRKRQQKVIVCSRKPRAARRKPVVKVDYNLIASKIEDEINTTLEEDENFEEIDIEPDSIDIKDDRVNAMDILSLYDAALEKEDERTTRRFFNGTPGRKPGRRKKKNNKTGWPNKNRRQLKREFTEVNVKEDEEEEGEGQGDENSAVDSGSEKDSADEEDAHSTDSIKKPAGAKCDETSGGEIADANVENAAVAATDDCDDDRVEAEHAKETKETNEVTQVDAVQYQPYVCVQKLASDKITKDKTSPKRTTSRRQRRMPGSPKSPRMLRKPRGRWYRER